GCTTTTGttcacttttgttgttgttgttgtagccatatacTTGCTAGAGGGGTAGCGATTCATGGCAAGCTCCCTTTGATGAGTAATGTCGTTAGGTAGCATAGAGACGATCGCTGGTGGAACTTTCTTCGCGTTTGTCATTTGCTTTGATATTTCCTTCCCCTTTTTCTTTCGTTCAAATGTCTTGCTCCCTGCTATTCTGCATATATGtctgtaaaatttttaactttctcCCCTCTTTTATGGCTAACGCAATCGGTCTAAAGTATCTGATTAAAGCGTCTAGGAAGTGCGGTTTAGAGATGTCCTTCAACCTTACTTTACTTTGCTttgattggctatgacagaacagtTGTTCCACTAGCGTTCTACGCCCTTCTACCTTGCCTAACCTAACCGCCATGGTTTAGGATCTGAAATAAATTTCAATGTTTTTCCCCCCAACTTCAAATCGGCTGTTTGACTAGAAAATAACCTCACTAACATAGCATAGGCAATAAAagcttggccccaaaattttgaTGACAGATTCGTGCCCTACGcgtaaatacttttcatttaagacaaattttcttatgatGGGCCCCTATGTCCGTTTTAGGCGTTTTTTGATGGTGGGTCAGATTTATTCTCTACTCGCAAGTACTCACATGGGTATATGGGGTTTGCATGTCCGATTGGTGTATTTGTCAGATTCTTACTTTATATGCATTGCACATTCCgatggatgttgttgttgttgtagcagtgtattaaacactgaggcggcagcccttgccgatgaaaaactccatcaggtcaattcggtacgtacaaccggcggACATGGGATTGCACATTCCGATGGTGCTtgagagaagcaatagagttgggtATCCAACAATACCATCGTCGAACAACATTGTCGCTCTCTtctgaacccggtcaagtagctccaagtaGGACTTTGAAGTTTCAGTTTCACTGAAACTGATATTAaaagaaatttataaatttgtaccaatttttcttttatggtTTCATCCGCTGGCAACGCAACCATAGTGAAGAGACTATCCACAATCGACCCCTAAATCTAAacctgaactgatttagacccaAATTGGAGACCTTTACATGGAAATAtccaatcaaaaatatatgaagaGCTACgattaagaggctcaagaaatcaaattggaatATCGGTTTAAATCGTGCTTATCATACTGAGAagcaaacatttaacaaaatttgcttGATGAAACTTTAAGATATTAGTGCTAACAACTTCCAAGTTAAATTGTCTTGCAAACCTGGCAAAGGCAAATCTTTGTCTGTCGGTCTTCACcggttttgttttattattttttttttttgtcataattttatattttgtttttattattaatttaaaacTTGATTTAAATATACTCATATTTTAGTACATTGTGTtttgttgatttgtttttgtttttcttttaattatttttgttgttctttgttccttttgttttgtgtttttttatttcatcttcaaatttcaaatctgATATTTCAGCCAGgcatttatgttgttgttgttgttgttgatttcaGTTTCAGTTTAGATGTTCTAtgtgttgaattttttattttagacaTTTCTTTTTGCTTTTCATTGGAGATTTTAAGCCGCTTATTGCTGTTGGTGGTAGCGTGGtgttttttagttttagttttggcTGTATATTAACGTATTTTTGGATATGGTGCTGAACGATATCGTACACTTTCTCGGGAACGGGAACCACCAGTCTCATAGTGCGACGACGAGTGTGAAGTTGTGGAGGTCGGCCGATATGCCGATGACGAGGAGCGGCCATTACTGCTTTTAGCTGTTtggttgttttgggggagggtAGAAGGGGGAGAAGATAttgtttgatttgttttaagATTGTATTAATCCatttgttttatatatgtatgtacattgtTGGTGTTCTCTTTTTAACTTATTGAAAGATTTGAATGTCCTTTGTTTATGAATATTTGATTGATTGGAAACTTTTTTGAACGAGGTAAGGGCGTTTTATTAgatactttttgtttgtttccttttttatttatgtttctcTTTTTTTAGAGAGGGTCTACAATTTAACGAATCTAAATAAGCGTTTTACTGTTTTAGGTTTGTTGTTCGTTTCGCTTTATTATAATTTGCTTTTGTCTTGCGTATAAAAGTTTGTTCGCGTTATTTTTTAGGACAAGtatgatttagaaaaaattttattgaaaaatccgcagaaatatctttgaaaatatattctaTTTAAATTCGTTAGCAATTGTTTTATTCCTTTTGTTCTTCTGGTTGAAAGGTGTGTTTTTGGGTTTGGATTAAATTTTATGTagaactttttgttttgtttgattacaacgttcaaataaatttatcacgtttgtttatttattatttttaagacTTCCTTCTTGCTCAACGTAGGATTTCAGCTGAAACAGAAATCTTTTTCGCTTACTCTAGCTACAAAACTTACCTGCATAGGCTGCTGCTGCATAGGAAGAGGAATGGGGATGGTATTCACGTCTATAATCACGCTCATACGATGAGCTTTCATAGGGGGCATGATGACTTGAATGTTTGGAAGAAGGTGGTGGTGGCGGAGTACCATACCTATCATACTCACTGGGATGTTCATATAAATCGTGTTCACGTGGTCTAGCATGGCATATAAATATCAATATCGTCATATTATAAAAGGTAATGACAAAAATTACAAACTTACCTATGAGACTTGATCATAGTGTAGCCGGGATCATCCATAACATAACGTGCCTTTTCCAATATAGAATATACCTTTGGCTTGGATTTTTCAAAAGGTGGTGGCGGAGGAGGTGTtctaaattaagaaaaaaattaaaagctcTCTCATTTATGCCACAAGGGCTCCAAGACCCACCTGCTACTATAGGGTGCCGCATGTTCGCCATATGCCTTTGCATAGTGAGATTTCTTATAGAAACGTTCCTTTCCATCCATTTCCCGCAATTGTTCAATACGTATATCATCATTGGCATCTGGTATCATGAATTTTCTTACCTCTGCCAAAGCATAAGCCAAACGATGATATGCCTCTGAGGGGGGAGCAACTGTTGATATTTCTATATGCAAATCACGACTCAAGTGTGCATACTTTAGATTTCCCGATTTACGAAGTTCCTCCTCCTTGGCGTGATCCCTCATAGAGTTACGGCCCAAAACTgtcattttgcaaaatgtttcttCTTGCAATTGCCTCAAGGTGTTTCCCTTGGGACCCATAATCTTGCCGACAAAATTAAACTTGGGATACTCTTTGATGGGGAACCACACCTTTTGAGCCACCCTAATTGGTTTTTCGCTATAGACATTGGCATAGATTTCAGGTTTGGGAATGCGACCACTAACTAGAATGCGTTCAATTTCTAGTGGAAGAAGATAAGAATATAACACAAGTTTAAAacaaatacatatgtatgtaggtatatacatatatactaatAATCAAAATATCTTCCTTTTATGAAATTCAAGATGGCGATTTTCGCCCTACGACTAGCTCAAATCTTATAGACTTCCTTACCATCGTCCAATAGTTTCTTGCACACATTATATTTGTTGGAAtcaagttgttttttttcttgcaaACATTCGTCTAAATATCCTGCGGTTTTTTCATTAAGTGGTGGCACAACATCATGGGCACTGGTACTCTGTATTTCTTGTCCACCAACACCCTGCTCATTATTGCTTTCATCATCATTGCGTGGCCTTTTTCGTTTATAATCTGATGTGTCCTCACTGGTATATTCACGATCGTAATCACGCGGCATTCtaatataatataaattttattattttccaaTGAATTAATTCTCCCCTGAAAAAATGTGTATTTATCAAATGGGAAGCCGTGATGCGGAAAATACAGCAGAGACGGGAGTAATACTTCAATGCCAAAACTGTCAAAGTTGAGTACCGTTGAGCGTAACGTAATGCAAAACAAACAACGTCAAAATAATCAAACGTATCACCTCATCCACAGTAGAATTAGGCCGGGTTTCTACTTCTCCGCAGGGTTTACTAAAGAAGgtaaaagtacgtttacattggccaataaatgtggacttatggccttttcgagatttaagtgctaaatcctgtgttttgccaacacacacaaagaaatttgtgtgcgtgtgtgtatacatgtgcttacatgagcagagaatatgcgagaaagtagatgacaacaaagagaatgcaaacaaaaatctggcatcttaacagctgttaacagccggccaggtggctgttaacagctgtttgcgtgagacAACTTTATTAAATCCGCTTTGATAAAAACCATATGGTGAAATCGCCagcttgtcatcaagctgatatacgttttgccaacacacataaaCAAGTTTGTGTGCATGTACAGgaacagagaatatgcgagaaagaaaataacaacGAAAAGAATGCAcacaaaaatttggcatcctAATAAGTGTGTTCGTtcgtgtactcaaaaatttgtgcaaatttgtacaaattgttACTAGAAATCATTCgtatactttatttgccagcagaagagagcagGAGAGTGCGTGGAAAGGCATCAAAACCGTATTTAGTGGGCAATGCATGGATGAATTATTTTAAAggttgtctcatttgtacaacaacataaaaaccaTATGGTGAAATCTTACAATCATTGATCGACATTTTGCCAACacaaataaaga
The genomic region above belongs to Stomoxys calcitrans chromosome 5, idStoCalc2.1, whole genome shotgun sequence and contains:
- the LOC106080940 gene encoding KH domain-containing, RNA-binding, signal transduction-associated protein 2, translated to MPRDYDREYTSEDTSDYKRKRPRNDDESNNEQGVGGQEIQSTSAHDVVPPLNEKTAGYLDECLQEKKQLDSNKYNVCKKLLDDEIERILVSGRIPKPEIYANVYSEKPIRVAQKVWFPIKEYPKFNFVGKIMGPKGNTLRQLQEETFCKMTVLGRNSMRDHAKEEELRKSGNLKYAHLSRDLHIEISTVAPPSEAYHRLAYALAEVRKFMIPDANDDIRIEQLREMDGKERFYKKSHYAKAYGEHAAPYSSRTPPPPPPFEKSKPKVYSILEKARYVMDDPGYTMIKSHRPREHDLYEHPSEYDRYGTPPPPPSSKHSSHHAPYESSSYERDYRREYHPHSSSYAAAAYAAKSSNGRSSSSAYRPTSTTSHSSSHYETGGSRSRESVRYRSAPYPKIR